The following proteins are co-located in the Eublepharis macularius isolate TG4126 chromosome 5, MPM_Emac_v1.0, whole genome shotgun sequence genome:
- the LOC129330891 gene encoding LOW QUALITY PROTEIN: V-type proton ATPase subunit B-like (The sequence of the model RefSeq protein was modified relative to this genomic sequence to represent the inferred CDS: inserted 2 bases in 1 codon), whose protein sequence is MKKSKDVMDYSEQNFAIVFAAMGVKLETAWFFKLDFEKNGSMDNMCLFLNLANDPTIKHIVTPHLALTTAEFLAYQREKHVLVILTNMSSYVEALREVSAAREEVPGQRGFPGYTYTDLATIYELAGRVEGRNGSITQIPILTMPNDDIIYPIPDLTGYIIEGQIYVDRQLHNRQIYPPINVLPSLSRLMKSAIGEGMTRKDHAEVSNQLYACYAIGKHVQAMKAVVGEEALTSDDLLYLEFLQKFEXNFIAQGPYENHTVYETLDIGWQLLCIFPKEMLKRIPQSTWAKFYPRDSTAKH, encoded by the exons ATGAAGAAATCCAAAGATGTGATGGACTACAGTGAACAGAATTTTGCCATTGTGTTTGCTGCTATGGGAGTGAAATTGGAGACTGCTTGGTTCTTCAAATTGGACTTTGAAAAGAATGGCTCCATGGACAACATGTGCCTGTTTTTGAACTTGGCAAACGATCCAACCATCAAACACATTGTCACACCTCACCTTGCTTTGACCACAGCAGAGTTCTTGGCTTATCAGCGTGAGAAGCATGTCTTAGTTATTCTGACAAATATGAGTTCTTATGTTGAAGCTCTGAGAGAGGTCTCAGCAGCCAGGGAAGAAGTGCCAGGCCAGCGGGGCTTTCCTGGTTACACGTACACAGATCTAGCCACTATCTATGAACTGGCTGGGAGAGTGGAAGGCAGGAATGGGTCCATTACTCAGATTCCTATTCTTACAATGCCCAATGATGATATTATTTACCCAATTCCTGACTTGACGGGATACATTATTGAAGGACAGATCTACGTGGACAGGCAGCTGCACAACAGACAGATTTACCCACCTATCAATGTACTTCCCTCTTTGTCTCGATTGATGAAGTCAGCTATTGGAGAGGGGATGACAAGGAAGGATCATGCTGAGGTTTCAAACCAGTTGTATGCTTGCTATGCTATTGGGAAGCATGTCCAAGCCATGAAAGCTGTTGTAGGGGAGGAAGCCCTTACTTCAGATGATCTTCTCTATCTTGAATTCCTGCAGAAATTTGA GAACTTCATTGCTCAGGGGCCCTATGAAAACCACACTGTTTATGAGACACTGGACATTGGCTGGCAGCTGTTGTGTATCTTCCCCAAGGAGATGCTGAAGAGAATTCCTCAGAGCACTTGGGCAAAATTCTATCCTCGAGATTCCACTGCAAAGCACTAG